ATACATACTGACCTTAGAGATCATTGGATCGTAGTAGATGCTGATGTCACTTCCTTCCTGGATACCGCTGTCTACACGGACCTGCCAGAGCGCGGAGCAGATGAGAAAGTGTGTATATTAGCTGTGATATGTGAGTGAggagtaaaaaacacacacacagagacacacagacttACATTGCTTAGGTTAAGTGGTTCTTGATATTGAGACAGCCGTCCAATGGAGGGAAGACCAAAAGACTTGTAAGGATCCTACGACAAGaagcagagaacaaaaaaacaacaaggttaacaaagctttaaatgtttagaacagaaacattttatcaaACTTAATTGTCCTGGTAAACTACAGTCAGTTGCGGGatatacaatttattttcttgcaccctctcttcctccctgtgTTCACAGTGATAAATTAGAGCAGCAGCACGTTATAATGTCTGCGGAGAGGGTGCGTCTAAGGCTACACTCACTTAGCACTCACTTTAGAATTATCGCTCAAATCCGATTTTGTTTGgctgttattttaaaaatgtgattaatcaAAACAAGATCCAATTCAAGTGCGAGCAGTCATGAGCCTCAACTGACCCAGACGCACAAAAGAACAAGACGTCACAAACAGCGTGTGGCTGTATCCAGTAAACATGGCCACTGAAGTCAGAATGTCAGTGACACGTTGATGTGCAGTGATAGACAGATAATCCATGAGCAGATGACGAGgatgagaagaagagagacaaatCATtaagctgaacatatttaccacagtgggattataCTTTTTTGTGGAGAATGGCTGATTGTTCTGTACAGAAGAATGTGTGGATATCTGTGGTCAGTcagttcttcttttgtttcaccCTTGCAACCATGTTGCTCCTTCCTTTCATACTGTAGCTCTTTATAGGTATTACAGTACTATTATTTAACACAGTGGTATATACACCTATGTatccccacccacacacaagcacatacaaACCTCAGCGTAGACACGACTCTCGATGGCCCAGCCGTTTATTGGGATGTCTTCTTGTTTGTGCTGCAGTTGGTAACCTTTGGCCACCCTGATCATCTGCTCCACCAGGTCCAGGCCAGTAATACACTCTGTGATTGGATGCTCCACCTGGGGTCAAAGGTTCAACAGAGAAGATACAGGTGAGTGCAAGCAAACGGATTGTGTCCATTTTCTAGGCATTTTAGCCACATCTTAGGGTCTTTATCAACAGATATGGCTGTAGGCAAAGTTCTTACACTGATAAAGACCCTGAAAACATTAGTATTCTCCTAGGGCACCCTGTTTGGGGTTGAAATCCTGAACCATAACATTACCATAACTGTAACAGCGGAGTCCAGCTGGGAACTTTTCTTGAGTGTCACTCCTCATCTAGCTCGACTCTAATTTCCTGTCATAtctcaataataaaaaaggcacacaatgaccaaaaaaaaaaacatgattagtACTACAGAATGAGtagaatttaaatgaaatgtgttttagcaTCAGGGTTGTGGCAGTACTGGCTGACTTCACATCATTCACAACAGTCAGCgatgctcctctctctcctcgtctcctctctcagctTAACTGTCAAATGTCCAGTGAATGTCAAACTACTGAACAAATGAGCACTGTTTATTAAATTCATTACGTTTGGTACAGACAGGCCTTCCAAACAAAAAGAGAGCAGGGCTGACACGTTAGCTGAAGAAGACCTGCATTTATCTGGCCTCATTTCTCACTAGGAGGTGCAGAACTGAACTCAGCAGATTGCATCAGTATTCTGCTGTTTCATTATGTGTATGAGGAATCTAAACAGTAAATGGATCGCTCCTATTCATGTGGCTGATTTATttgcctctctgtgtttcttgcTTATATTTTTAGGTTTCCTATATTGTACTCTtgacacaaatttaaaaagtctTGTGTGGGTCTGAAttcagtggagaaaaaaacaaggtgtAGACACACTTCTGACAGTGGggtttacatttacacacatacacacacaatgctaTCCTGACCTGTAGTCGTGTGTTCATCTCCAAGAAGTAGAAGTTCTTCTTAGAGTCCACCAGGAACTCCACCGTGCCAGCAGAGGAGTACTGGACAGCTTTGGCTAGCTGCACTGCCTGCTCACCCATGGCCCgccgtgtgtctgtgtcaaGGAAAGTACTGCAGAGGACATGGCACAAGACACTCAGACTCAGCTCAGGGATACAAATGAGTGAGTTGGTGTGATGGATACATACCAAAAAGTCACAAACGTAAAAATGTGTTCTCTTTATTGCTGATTGTTGTCTGCTCTGCtacagtgttaattttgtcacccatttttcaatttagtcttagtcttgcgccaaagttcattcttagtcttagtcacttttagtctttcacaaatcatttttgttagtcatattttagtcgactaaaagtctagttttagtcaaacgtgaacacagggtattttagtccagttttagtcaaaacattttagtcttcttctatttatttcaggatttttttgttttgtttattaattccagttcacttgtgttccacagctaacatattgattaaatgtcttgattggattaaattgaatgaattcatcttcaatgcaactttgctaagtgtcttgtctgttgtttcaatacacacttgatttcattttttaatctactaatagcaggtacaccctattatgacatgttctgtcatcttctacatgcaattgttaaatttcaatataaataaattgattttatgccagttgcatctactaaaatgttcaaattaagatgATCACTGTTACTGATcactcattcttgactgttatgccatatgcgcacattttaataacgtcgggctgcaaacgggCTGGGCTCGGGTTGAATTCTATCGGGCCTGGGCCGGGTcaggcctgacttctaaggcccgtttcatgctctagattgcaCTGTCCGTACGCCGtctttctcctgcatgctgtttgttttcaagccacaggtgcgagagcagcaagaggatatCAAACGTGTGGCTgtgacgttgctacagtaaaagaagtgctggcacaaacacatgacagcaggactggatgctgctttttttcttatatagtagacgaaaacaaggaggacgtttttgttcttgcatgacattttcgtctccTTTTTATtagtcaacaaaaacacacattggcacattttttgtcagtgtttttagaacattgtatcgtctcgtcatcgtctcgtcttcgtcaagggaaaaaggcttgttgacgaacatatttcgtctcgtctgacgaaattaacactgctCTGCTACCATGTTACGATACCGAGTCACGATATCTTCATATCTATTTATTACAAATACGATCATTCAGATTTTAGTTCAGTTCTCACGCAGgatactgaaaaaaatattactaATTTACACTAGCTCACATTTTAGTACTGTAAGGCTGCAGCTCTGGTCACTGCTGAGACAAAGACGAAGTGTCACATTGAGTCTTGAGATGAAAATCTTGCCTCCAGTCTAAAATTCAACCTCATTAAAGTCAGTTGTCTGTCGTCACAGTAGTTGTAGTAGACCTCGCCTGTGCAGCAAACCGTTTCTCACTGACCTTGGAGCTTCTTCCACAACCTTCTGGTTCCTCCTCTGGATGGAGCACTCCCTCTCATTCAGCCACAGAGCGTTTCCATGTTTATCAGCAAGTACCTGCAAGAGAGTCAACAGGaatttattttatgatgttCGTGTTTGACTGTCACAGTTGATGCTCAACTACAGTTCAAACAGCTGGTTGACATTAAGTGTAAGAATTTAAACTGTATGCTGGGGATGTTGTGCCATGCTGTGTCTGTCAGGTTGGATGCAGGCTGTTAGTAGACAGTTGCTGAGTATGGTTGGGCAGCCAGCTTTAGGACGAGTCCTGGTTGTTCCAAACTTTGGAAACCTTCAATGCAGTAgattttttgtagtttttttccAGATCTGTGCTGTGACACAATCCTGTCTCTGAGCTCTGCAGGCTCTGACCTCACAGCTCCGTTTTTGCTCTGATATGCACGGTCAGCTGTGTCAATacttcattttttctttttaatcaagGTATACACATTTTGAAGATCCTGTTTTAACTTCATAATGAAGCTGTTAGTGTAGATTATTAaggtaaaatgtgtgtgtgcattcacatAGCTGACTTCAGAATTAGGAAAATCAAGCAAGCCCAAACTGGGACACCTGTGTCCCCTCTCATACCCTGTGCGCACATCGTCAGTATTAAAAGGACATGGGacctgtctgcctgtgtttTACCTGGATCTCGATGTGTCTGGGGTTGTCTATGTACTTCTCAATGAGCAGCCTGTCGTCTCCAAAGCTTGACGCTGCCTCCTGGGACGAGAAGCGAAAACCTTCCCTATAatagtacacaaacacaaacacacacacacacacaagcagttAGAAATGTAGCAGATACCAGCAGCTGTCTTTCTGGATCACTGATAATGTGATAATGTGGAAAAGCAGCTGAAGTCTTGGAGGTACAAGCAGACAGTGAAGCAGCAAAGCTGAAGCGTTGAAGGGTGTGATTTACCAGATTAAGTTGTAACTGTAGAAGTATCTTAAGGTCAGTAAATTGGAGTTGTTGGGTGCAGGAGTAGTGTTTGTATTCAGCAGTAATTATTCTGATAGTAGCATCTGAGTCCATTCCATTTAAATAGTAAACAATGAGAGCAGAATAAGCCCCGTACTGATATGCATTGTTTTCATAATGAAGATGATGGTTTACACTGCTGtgtgacacaaagaagaacaCTGTACCTTGTCTCCTCGTCATTCCAAGCGATCCTCATTcctttgcctcctcctcctgcagatgCTTTGATCATCACTGGGTAGCCtggtgaaaacacaaagagaaaaacaaggtgCATTTCTTTAAGCACACGGACCTGACCACCCTCTGACAAAGGAGTCACAGATTGTATGAAAGGTTTGTGGGGTCAAATGATATGAGATCATTGTGTACTAACAGAGTGGTACGGTGTGTTTACAAAGTGGACTTACCAATTTCCTGTGAGATCTTCACAGCTTCCTCAGCAGTCTGACACAGAGAAGGTTTATGGTTACTGATCCGAGAAGCAAAACATTACTGACGGCTGTGCAGCAACTATCTCCTCCATGTTTTGAACGTCGTTTCAAAGCAGGTATGTTTCTTGACTGAACTGTTGGTGTGTGAAGATTGATTTGAGTGGATCACTCGGGCTGTGGGTGGAGCAGAGTACTGAAATCTCCACCTGTAGCAGTAAACACTGTAACTTGTCTTGTTTACAGGAGACAATCACAGATGTTTCCCAAAGCTCAAGCTTTAGTGTGTCTTCATCAGCGGTGAGACAGTTAACTAGATTAACCAACTAGCATTTGCCAAACCAACCAGTTGGTCCTCATCTGAAACTCACTAATATGTtgtgataaaaatgtttcatatgtgGATTGATAACTATAGTATATGCCAtccataaacataaacactgatTAAAAGTGAATTAGTGCACAGGTAAGGAGagctttgtatgtgtgtgtgtgtgctcctacCTTGACAACTCCGTCAAATCCTGGGATAGTGTTGACCTTAGCAGCCTTAGCAATCAGCTTGCTCTCAATTTTATCCCCCATTGCATGGATAGCGTGTGTGTCAGGGCCAATGAATGTTACGCCCTCTGCTGCCTAGCAACACAACCACAATACTGTGAGATTTACCATATCAGacaataatagataataatatcaaagaaaacagagagctcAAGtcctaaaaaaatgtaattattgtaaATACCAGGAAAATCTGAGTTGGGTCATTAAAAGCAAAGTTAAATGTGAGCTGGAGTCATGAATGCCGAACTATTCATTAAAATGATgcataaacttttattttagcATTCACAAGGTCATGAATAAACTTCCATACTGCACTGCTCTCTGCTTTAAGTGGATTCAAACACAGAACACTTGTTATCGCACAGAGGGCTCCTGTTTATATAGTATCTGACAGAGTCACCTTGGatgtgtttcacagcagaatGGCTGAGCCATGTCACACTTATATAAGCTCTCCCAGTTTACCCTCCACTGTTACACATGTGCTCCGAAACAAAAGTCCAAGAAGAGACCGAAATGAAAAAGACCATGGCAAGTCAGAACTTTGACAGTATCTTCATTTTTGGATTCAACATGTGTTATTCGTTCAACACAAGTTAATAATGTTAATGAGTGTAAAACTAATCATAGATGAGTCAAAGACTACTTAAATAAATCGACAACAAAGGCatttaactgaaataaatacataattatcattatttttttaacttgtggtcgtgtgtgtgtgtcaagagAAAATAAGTGTGTATCTGACTCTATATATTACTCACCAGTCGCTTTGCAAActctttgttttcagacagaaaCCCGTAACCAGGATGAACCTTTACAGtggaaacaaatggaaagctttatttgatttgatagaGAAATCTTTGCACTAACAATGAGAAAGAGCACTTTACCAAAGCTCTGTGTACTGACATGCAGCCACATGATTCACTGTTTAGAGGAGCTTTGATGAGTTTGTGTATCAAGTACACAGACTGTCGTGCATGCCATTGACCACAGTCTCTTAATGTAATGAGACGTAGAAATGCTTACAGCTTGTGCTCCAGTTGTTCTGATGGCATCCATGATGGCTTCAACGTTCAGGTAGCTCTTATTGGTTGGGGCGGGTCCAACGCAAACAGCTTCATCGGCCATCTTTACGTGAACCTAGATACGCACATACACGGGGAAGACCAATCAGGATGTCATGTCAACAGCAGAAAGTGAGATACAGATGTGACACATTCTTGGTGACACACTTTGGGCAGTGATACAACACTGTTTCAAAAGAGACCCTGGGATATGTATATAATGATGTAAATTAGCTAGCCAGTAACATTAGCTTTCAGCGCTAACTAGATATCATTGATGATAACAACTGATAGAAATTGTTGGCAGATTTTTGCACTCCATCCTCAGCTGAAAGCTTGTTGCAGTTATGTTCCTAaagtagctcagaacagacagaccaaacactgatctacatgtggccttttgctttttatgtgaatttcacagtcagagtttttcctacatgcttgaaaggagagagtgaggtgtTGAAGGGTATTCGTTTAGTTGCAGTCAGACTTCACTGTAGCTGCCACTAAATCATTCAAATAGTGGATGAACGCAGGCGGGAACTTACAGCAGTGGAGTCTACATCACTGTGAACGGCTACAGACTGAATGCCCATTTTCTTACAAGTCTTGATGACCTGAAGGAAAAGCACACAACGTTAACATTGACAGTCGAATCAATCGAATACAACAGAGTGAATTATATCATGAAGTACTGCTGGCTAGGAGTCAAGGTGGAAATGTTggaaaagcagcaaagcaaCATTTGTAGTCTGGAGGATAACTTCTATTAAAAATCTGCCCTGTGTAGGCTTTTCTTTACGAGCTATCCGTGGTGGTGTGAGTTGAAGCTCCTCCGAGTGTACTGCAGGTGTTGAGGTGTTAAATGGTGATCCAACAACAGTCTGAGCTGGAGTTTATTTACAGTACACTGTATATCTGTGTAAATCTTACCCTGCAAGCAATCTCTCCTCTGTTGGCGATGAGGATCTTATCAAAGGTCTGTGGAAggaaacagcagacagatgtgATCTGTTTATCACTGATACAACAAGGACTGCACCTATTTGTCAATGAGAAGACTAGCAACGCAAATACTTTATTTAACCACAACTCCTCAGCAAGGTGTTTGCTTTCAggaatgacaaaaacacatctaAATCATCAGTCACATCCTGCTCCACAGTTAttaaatgttcaaacattttgtctgtgtCAACAGCTGATGGTTGAACACATCAGTGGTTAcagtcaaacagacagaaggagaagtGTGTGCATTACCTTTTCATTAGGATTGTAGGTGGTGGAATATTTAACGTTGCTGTGCAGTGCACACCATCTGGACTGGAATGCAGCATACTGCAAAACAGATCATCTATCAGAGGACagtatcatttcattttgtgcagcATTACatacaacaaatgtttttggaAGTGCTATGTCTCAGGGTGTTGTAAGGACTGGCCAAGTGGTGGAAGGAGAACACATGTTCATCTGGTGTAAAGTATTTAAAGTATCTTTGTATTTTACATAACACTAAAGCTTTACCACCTGTTTTTAACCAGGAGCTGGTCAACAAACCCTTTGTTTAACtaatacaataaattaaatggtGTTTATTAATAAATTCATGGAGTGGTTATTTCATTAGCAATACGACTAATGGCAGTGCTTAGCATGCTACAGTGCTAACTCAATCACAACACAACCAGGACTGCAGAGTTACTGTGGCTCTATTGAGGATGGAACAATAGGCCAGTGTGCAACCTGCTGCTACAGGGCACGGGTCAAAGACAAGGCAcattttgtgatatttattACATGCTAAATATATTCAAGAACTAAATCAATCTATTTTTCCATAATGTTGATACAGAAATATATTAACAGCGAATATTGTAATTTTTGAGGCTCTGAGTTTTAATGTCATTTagtaatcaatcaatcaatcaatcaatcaatatagAGGtactaatcatggcagcacaagaacaggccataagcacaagagccacagaggccaggatctaccagagtagatcagacccaagatgcagactgtgtaaagaagcccctgagacagtccagcacatagtagcagggtgtaagatgctagctgggTCAGCGTACATGAAGAGGCccaaccaagtggctgggatagtatacaggaacatctgcaaccagtatggtagtacctaaatcccgatgggccataccacagaaggtggctgagaacaacagggccaaggtgctGTGGGATTTCAGCTttcagactgacaaacaggtcctggctaaccaaccagacatagtggtggtggacaaagagcagaagagggtagtggtaaatagatgtggcgatcccagctgacgccaacatcaggaagaaggaacatgagaaacttgagaagtatcaagggttgaaagagcagctggaacggatgtggaaggtcaagggttgcgtggcccctgtggtagtgggggcacttggggcagtaacccccaaactgggagagtggctccagcaaatcccaggaacaacatctgaagcctcagtccagaagagtgcagtcctaggaacatcgaagatactgcgcagaaccctcaaactcccaggcctctggtagaggacccgagcttgaggatgacacagataccaccccgccggggtgaggaggagattttttttttttttaatgcatgctTAGGCAAATTCTGCATGCCTCAGCATACAGGCTCACCCATGCGATGTCAATGTGAGTGTGACTCAGTGTGCTTGaattttttctgttaaattaGTGTTTAACCAAAGTACCACAAATAGGTGGTGCCCACTCTAAAAGGGGCCACACACCATTGTGAGTCACAGGGGGGCCCTCTTATAATGCAGGTGATCACCTGACATAAAGCGGGGCTCAGTTTCTAACGTTTCTCATGTGGTGGTCCAGAGTCAACGACAGATGAAGTCAGTAAATGTCATGTTGATAAATAAAATTCAAGgctcatattttacatttaaatttcacCCTTTAGCCGCTATGTACAAAGCAGAGCATATAGGAGCATATTCATGGAGCACAGTCTGTCTGAGACAACGTCAAAGTTAAACTctctaacaaaacaaacactgcacgCCATTATTTTAACTGTGCGGCTAGTTAGCGGTTAGCAGTCTTAGCTGTCTGGTACCATTAACTAAATAAgtttggtatgtgtgtgtgtgtgtgtgtgtgtgtgtctgcttgtcaTTAGCGCGTTATGGACTATGCTAACACGTCGCTCGCGCGCGGTCATAAGCACAGCACAGCTGTCGGTTGGTTGGGACGAGCTCGCGCTGTGCAGAGTGAGCGCGTGCAGGTCGCCAGCTCACCTTCCCGGTGAACAGCAGCCTGTTCAGTGATGGAGAGAGTCTGTGCGCCGCCATGTTGCTCCACTGTGACCGTCAAACACGCCACTGACGTCATGACGTTAT
This genomic stretch from Larimichthys crocea isolate SSNF chromosome III, L_crocea_2.0, whole genome shotgun sequence harbors:
- the pcca gene encoding propionyl-CoA carboxylase alpha chain, mitochondrial — protein: MAAHRLSPSLNRLLFTGKYAAFQSRWCALHSNVKYSTTYNPNEKTFDKILIANRGEIACRVIKTCKKMGIQSVAVHSDVDSTAVHVKMADEAVCVGPAPTNKSYLNVEAIMDAIRTTGAQAVHPGYGFLSENKEFAKRLAAEGVTFIGPDTHAIHAMGDKIESKLIAKAAKVNTIPGFDGVVKTAEEAVKISQEIGYPVMIKASAGGGGKGMRIAWNDEETREGFRFSSQEAASSFGDDRLLIEKYIDNPRHIEIQVLADKHGNALWLNERECSIQRRNQKVVEEAPSTFLDTDTRRAMGEQAVQLAKAVQYSSAGTVEFLVDSKKNFYFLEMNTRLQVEHPITECITGLDLVEQMIRVAKGYQLQHKQEDIPINGWAIESRVYAEDPYKSFGLPSIGRLSQYQEPLNLSNVRVDSGIQEGSDISIYYDPMISKLVTYGATRAEALSRMEDALDNYVIRGVTHNIPLLREIITHPRFISGDISTNFLPEVYPDGFKGHQLEVNTRRELLASAAALYITAQLRSQNVLGNLRVSSTPVKCNRWELCGELGDGLHSMEVTKSGNVYTVEVDGEKVEVSGQFNLASPLLPLTINGTDRMLQCLSRDASGKIVLQYLGTSFKLRILSKLAAELNSYMPEKVPEDTSSILRSPMPGTVVAVSVKPGDTVAEGQEICVIEAMKMQNSLTAVKQAKVKHIHCKPGETVGEGDLLVELE